CGACGAGGGCCTCGACGCGCCCGTCGCGGTCGGCTACGACGCCCGCGGGAGTTCCCGCGGCTTCGCCGAGGAGTTGGCCCGCGTCCTCTGTGCGAACGGCTTCGACGTCCTGCTGCCCGAGCGCGACCGGCCGACGCCGCTGTTCGCGTTCGGCATCGTCGACCGCGACCTCGCCGGCGCGCTGGTCGTGACGGCCTCGCACAACCCGCCGGAGTACAACGGCGTGAAGTTCGTTCCCGCCGACGGCGCGCCGGCGCTCCCCGAGGTGATGGACGCCATCGACGACCGCCTCGCCGAACCGGACCCGCTGCCCGAGTCCGAGCACGGCCGCGTCCGCGAGGTGGACTTCGTGGACCCGCACGCCGAGAGCTGTCTCGAACTCGTGGCGTCGGTCGCCGGCGAGGCCGACCTCGACGGCCTCACGGTAGCCTACGACGCCATGCACGGCAGCGGCCGGGACACCACCGACGCGTTGCTCTCTCGTGCCGGCGCCTCGGTCGAGCGTCTGCGCTGCGAGCGCGACCCCGAGTTCGGCGGCGCCTCGCCCGAACCCGCCCCGGAGAACCTCGCCGACCTCGTCGAGACCGTCCGATCGGGCGAGGCCGACCTCGGAATCGCCAACGACGGCGACGCCGACCGGCTGGCGGTCGTCACCCCCGAGCGGGGTTACCTCGACGAGAACCTCTTTTTCGCCGCGCTGTACGACTTCCTCCTCGAAGCCGACTCGGGGCCGGCGGTCCGCACCGTCTCGACGACGTACCTGATCGACCGCGTCGCCGAGGCCCACGGCGAGTCGGTCCACGAGGTCCCCGTCGGCTTCAAGTGGGTCGCCGAGGCGATGGCCGACAGCGACGCCCTCGTCGGCGGCGAGGAGTCAGGCG
The Salinilacihabitans rarus DNA segment above includes these coding regions:
- a CDS encoding phosphoglucomutase/phosphomannomutase family protein, with amino-acid sequence METISFGTDGWRATLEEFTAPRVRAVGQAVASYLRDEGLDAPVAVGYDARGSSRGFAEELARVLCANGFDVLLPERDRPTPLFAFGIVDRDLAGALVVTASHNPPEYNGVKFVPADGAPALPEVMDAIDDRLAEPDPLPESEHGRVREVDFVDPHAESCLELVASVAGEADLDGLTVAYDAMHGSGRDTTDALLSRAGASVERLRCERDPEFGGASPEPAPENLADLVETVRSGEADLGIANDGDADRLAVVTPERGYLDENLFFAALYDFLLEADSGPAVRTVSTTYLIDRVAEAHGESVHEVPVGFKWVAEAMADSDALVGGEESGGFTIRGHVREKDGVLMALVAAAMHAAEPIDERVDRLLDEHGTVVQNKISVACPDHEKARVLGDLEAEIPDAVAGTPVADVNTADGFKLRLEDGSWLLVRPSGTEPVLRVYAEAESDDRVAELLEAGEGLVEPLV